In Ictalurus punctatus breed USDA103 chromosome 3, Coco_2.0, whole genome shotgun sequence, the following are encoded in one genomic region:
- the eif4ebp2 gene encoding eukaryotic translation initiation factor 4E-binding protein 2: MSSSRQHSESRAIPTRTVLIDDSTQLPHDYCTTPGGTLFSTTPGGTRIIYDRKFLLDRRNSPIAQTPPAHLPVIPGVTSQNILNENKRNEANNINNHDGKPGTGEDAQFEMDI, encoded by the exons ATGTCGTCCAGTCGTCAGCATAGCGAGAGCAGGGCCATTCCGACCAGGACGGTGCTGATCGACGACTCAACGCAGCTACCTCACGATTATTGCACCACTCCTGGAGGCACTTTATTTTCAACTACCCCGGGCG gcACCCGGATCATCTATGACCGTAAATTCCTGTTAGACCGGCGCAATTCCCCTATAGCCCAGACTCCACCAGCACACCTGCCCGTCATCCCTGGAGTGACGAGCCAAAACATCCTGAATGAGAACAAGAGGAATGAAGCTAATAACATCAATAACCATGATGGCAAACCAGGAACAG GTGAAGATGCTCAGTTTGAGATGGACATCTAA
- the pald1b gene encoding phosphatase domain containing paladin 1b isoform X1, translating to MKKQKARDIGTAVRSSVKIMGTTASAGSQPASVTPTHHIDHQVGDIAEDKRSMSSSSSQALNIPNSKAKSIITNKVAPVVITYNCREEFQIHDSILSANYTVGKISDTLPEHYLVLGEFFMVQDVNSRADVLNTTGSYGAPNFRKAKENYPLFGMGQASLNGFKQVLQRLENEAYEELIFICVREEPVVFLRLDKDFIPYTPRRKENLHENLHDLRRVARAEQLELTIRKELCDFAKLCENIFYVYNDIENFKDEPQHVRIVSEEDIHVTEEVYKRPQFNWSSYRYYRLLLPMEGAPEEEDFDAFVNVLRKSPSLSVLRDRSRPLPALLFSCQVGVGRTNLGLILGALVFHHLHGVQYNTREEDTLVKQQPEFQVIQNLISRLPKGQQVLDEVNNSIEMCSEMHNIKDAIYENKRKMEAICEDYQIQGSSTKAYFLQRTLQSLESYFYLIVFNAYLHDQYPQMFGQSFSQWLCVNAWIYRLLGSMNRSELLAPASLVTDGTRILVASEFLVPDVLGTAKEMRVANFRRVLKTTVYGMAQPSSEAVSIVLSYLTDERRRHSSIVWVNLQEELILEGNGQMFTSREPGCLEQPIQVYVQNPQQHETLELALKEDILRCEKWLEVVLEQEKQMRMLKSCHTVQEVFAKQKSIYPGLTYQRLPITDCCAPKEEFFDQLLEAMKCSLGEDPSSAFIFNCSDGKDRTTTAMVIATLTLWHFNGFPDCVDDEIVSVPDAKYTKGEFEVVMQVVRLLPDGHRMKREVDMALDIVSETMTPMHYHLREIIICSYKQIKTAKSDAELQQLRLRSLQYLERYIYFILFNSYLHLEKKDSWRRPFSLWMHQVAARAGIYDFLNQLGFPEFEAPNSCPLARLRYRWRQYNAYSLPIRGELI from the exons ATGAAGAAGCAAAAAGCAAGGGATATCGGCACAGCTGTGAGATC CTCTGTGAAGATTATGGGCACTACTGCTAGTGCAGGGTCTCAGCCTGCATCAGTGACTCCTACACACCACATCGATCACCAAGTTGGTGACATAGCTGAAGACAAGCGCTCCATGAGCAGCAGCTCTTCGCAGGCACTGAACATTCCCAACAGCAAGGCCAAGTCCATTATCACAAACAAGGTGGCCCCGGTTGTCATCAC GTATAACTGCCGGGAAGAGTTTCAAATTCATGATAGTATCCTCTCAGCTAACTACACTGTGGGAAAAATATCTGATACACTGCCCGAGCATTACCTAGTGTTG GGGGAGTTTTTTATGGTGCAGGATGTGAATAGTAGAGCAGATGTCTTAAACACTACAGGAAGCTACGGGGCCCCTAACTTCCGGAAAGCTAAGGAAAACTACCCTCTGTTTGGAATGGGCCAGGCCAGCCTGAACGGCTTCAAACAGGTCCTCCAGAGGCTAGAGAATGAAGCTTATGAG GAACTGATATTCATCTGTGTGCGGGAAGAGCCTGTTGTTTTCCTGCGTCTGGATAAAGACTTTATTCCATACACTCCCAGAAGGAAAGAGAACCTCCATGAGAACCTACATGACCTGAGAAGGGTGGCCAGAGCAGAGCAGCTGGAGCTCACCATCAGAAAAGAG CTGTGTGACTTTGCTAAACTCTGTGAGAACATCTTCTATGTTTATAATGACATTGAAAACTTTAAAGATGAGCCGCAACATGTTAGGATTGTGTCTGAGGAGGACATACATGTAACTGAGGAGGTTTACAAAAGACCACAGTTTAATTGGTCTTCTTACAG ATATTACAGACTCCTGCTTCCTATGGAGGGGGCACCAGAGGAGGAGGATTTTGATGCATTTGTAAATGTGCTTAGG AAAAGCCCTAGCTTGTCAGTATTGCGTGATCGCTCCAGGCCTCTGCCTGCACTGCTGTTTAGCTGCCAGGTGGGGGTGGGACGAACCAACCTCGGCCTTATCCTCGGTGCACTAGTCTTTCACCATCTACATGGGGTGCAGTACAACACCAG GGAAGAGGACACACTGGTCAAGCAACAGCCAGAGTTTCAAGTCATTCAGAATCTGATCAGTCGTCTCCCTAAAGGTCAACAAGTGCTTGATGAG GTCAATAACTCTATTGAAATGTGTTCAGAAATGCATAACATCAAAGATgcaatatatgaaaataaaagaaaaatggaagCAATTTGTGAGGATTATCAGATACAA ggtAGCAGTACAAAGGCCTATTTCTTGCAAAGAACCCTTCAGAGTCTTGAGTCTTACTTCTACTTAATAGTGTTCAATGCTTATCTTCACGATCAG TATCCTCAGATGTTTGGCCAGAGTTTCAGTCAGTggctgtgtgtgaatgcatggaTCTACAGGCTGCTTGGCAGTATGAACCGTTCTGAGCTCTTAGCACCAGCCAGCCTTGTCACTGATGGAACCAGGATACTG GTGGCCAGTGAGTTTTTGGTACCAGACGTACTTGGTACAGCCAAGGAAATGAGGGTGGCCAACTTCAGACGAGTTCTTAAGACAACTGTGTATGGCAtggcccagccaagctctgag GCTGTTTCTATTGTGTTATCTTACCTCACGGATGAGCGACGGAGGCATTCCAGCATAGTATGGGTGAATCTGCAAGAGGAACTGATTCTGGAAGGTAATGGGCAGATGTTCACCTCTCGAGAACCAGGCTGTCTGGAGCAACCAATCCAAGTGTATGTGCAGAACCCACAACAACATGAG ACACTGGAGCTGGCACTAAAGGAGGATATTCTCAGGTGTGAGAAGTGGCTTGAGGTAGTTCTTGAACAAGAGAAGCAGATGAGAATGCTGAAAAGCTGTCATACTGTCCAGGAAGTCTTTGCCAAGCAAAAGAGCATTTACCCAGGCCTCACATATCAGCGTCTCCCTATTACTGACTGTTGTGCTCCAAAGGAGGAG TTTTTTGACCAGCTATTAGAGGCCATGAAGTGCAGTCTTGGAGAGGACCCCAGCTCAGCTTTTATCTTCAACTGCAGTGATGGGAAAGATCGAACTACAACTGCCATGGTCATCGCCACACTTACTCTCTGGCACTTCAAT GGCTTTCCTGACTGTGTGGATGACGAAATTGTAAGTGTGCCAGACGCAAAGTACACAAAAGGAGAGTTTGAG GTGGTGATGCAGGTGGTCAGACTGCTCCCTGATGGTCACCGTATGAAAAGAGAAGTGGACATGGCCCTAGACATCGTCAGCGAGACAATGACTCCCATGCATTACCACTTACGGGAGATCATTATATGCTCGTATAAACAG ATCAAAACAGCAAAATCAGATGCTGAATTGCAGCAGTTACGTCTGAGAAGCCTGCAGTACTTGGAGCGCTATATTTACTTCATCCTATTCAACAGTTACCTCCACCTGGAGAAGAAAGACTCCTGGAGACGACCGTTCAGCCTGTGGATGCACCAG GTGGCAGCACGAGCCGGCATCTACGATTTCCTCAACCAGCTGGGCTTCCCTGAGTTTGAGGCACCCAATAGTTGTCCACTGGCCAGACTACGCTACCGCTGGAGACAGTATAATGCTTACTCGCTGCCCATCCGTGGAGAGCTCATCTAA
- the pald1b gene encoding phosphatase domain containing paladin 1b isoform X2, with product MGTTASAGSQPASVTPTHHIDHQVGDIAEDKRSMSSSSSQALNIPNSKAKSIITNKVAPVVITYNCREEFQIHDSILSANYTVGKISDTLPEHYLVLGEFFMVQDVNSRADVLNTTGSYGAPNFRKAKENYPLFGMGQASLNGFKQVLQRLENEAYEELIFICVREEPVVFLRLDKDFIPYTPRRKENLHENLHDLRRVARAEQLELTIRKELCDFAKLCENIFYVYNDIENFKDEPQHVRIVSEEDIHVTEEVYKRPQFNWSSYRYYRLLLPMEGAPEEEDFDAFVNVLRKSPSLSVLRDRSRPLPALLFSCQVGVGRTNLGLILGALVFHHLHGVQYNTREEDTLVKQQPEFQVIQNLISRLPKGQQVLDEVNNSIEMCSEMHNIKDAIYENKRKMEAICEDYQIQGSSTKAYFLQRTLQSLESYFYLIVFNAYLHDQYPQMFGQSFSQWLCVNAWIYRLLGSMNRSELLAPASLVTDGTRILVASEFLVPDVLGTAKEMRVANFRRVLKTTVYGMAQPSSEAVSIVLSYLTDERRRHSSIVWVNLQEELILEGNGQMFTSREPGCLEQPIQVYVQNPQQHETLELALKEDILRCEKWLEVVLEQEKQMRMLKSCHTVQEVFAKQKSIYPGLTYQRLPITDCCAPKEEFFDQLLEAMKCSLGEDPSSAFIFNCSDGKDRTTTAMVIATLTLWHFNGFPDCVDDEIVSVPDAKYTKGEFEVVMQVVRLLPDGHRMKREVDMALDIVSETMTPMHYHLREIIICSYKQIKTAKSDAELQQLRLRSLQYLERYIYFILFNSYLHLEKKDSWRRPFSLWMHQVAARAGIYDFLNQLGFPEFEAPNSCPLARLRYRWRQYNAYSLPIRGELI from the exons ATGGGCACTACTGCTAGTGCAGGGTCTCAGCCTGCATCAGTGACTCCTACACACCACATCGATCACCAAGTTGGTGACATAGCTGAAGACAAGCGCTCCATGAGCAGCAGCTCTTCGCAGGCACTGAACATTCCCAACAGCAAGGCCAAGTCCATTATCACAAACAAGGTGGCCCCGGTTGTCATCAC GTATAACTGCCGGGAAGAGTTTCAAATTCATGATAGTATCCTCTCAGCTAACTACACTGTGGGAAAAATATCTGATACACTGCCCGAGCATTACCTAGTGTTG GGGGAGTTTTTTATGGTGCAGGATGTGAATAGTAGAGCAGATGTCTTAAACACTACAGGAAGCTACGGGGCCCCTAACTTCCGGAAAGCTAAGGAAAACTACCCTCTGTTTGGAATGGGCCAGGCCAGCCTGAACGGCTTCAAACAGGTCCTCCAGAGGCTAGAGAATGAAGCTTATGAG GAACTGATATTCATCTGTGTGCGGGAAGAGCCTGTTGTTTTCCTGCGTCTGGATAAAGACTTTATTCCATACACTCCCAGAAGGAAAGAGAACCTCCATGAGAACCTACATGACCTGAGAAGGGTGGCCAGAGCAGAGCAGCTGGAGCTCACCATCAGAAAAGAG CTGTGTGACTTTGCTAAACTCTGTGAGAACATCTTCTATGTTTATAATGACATTGAAAACTTTAAAGATGAGCCGCAACATGTTAGGATTGTGTCTGAGGAGGACATACATGTAACTGAGGAGGTTTACAAAAGACCACAGTTTAATTGGTCTTCTTACAG ATATTACAGACTCCTGCTTCCTATGGAGGGGGCACCAGAGGAGGAGGATTTTGATGCATTTGTAAATGTGCTTAGG AAAAGCCCTAGCTTGTCAGTATTGCGTGATCGCTCCAGGCCTCTGCCTGCACTGCTGTTTAGCTGCCAGGTGGGGGTGGGACGAACCAACCTCGGCCTTATCCTCGGTGCACTAGTCTTTCACCATCTACATGGGGTGCAGTACAACACCAG GGAAGAGGACACACTGGTCAAGCAACAGCCAGAGTTTCAAGTCATTCAGAATCTGATCAGTCGTCTCCCTAAAGGTCAACAAGTGCTTGATGAG GTCAATAACTCTATTGAAATGTGTTCAGAAATGCATAACATCAAAGATgcaatatatgaaaataaaagaaaaatggaagCAATTTGTGAGGATTATCAGATACAA ggtAGCAGTACAAAGGCCTATTTCTTGCAAAGAACCCTTCAGAGTCTTGAGTCTTACTTCTACTTAATAGTGTTCAATGCTTATCTTCACGATCAG TATCCTCAGATGTTTGGCCAGAGTTTCAGTCAGTggctgtgtgtgaatgcatggaTCTACAGGCTGCTTGGCAGTATGAACCGTTCTGAGCTCTTAGCACCAGCCAGCCTTGTCACTGATGGAACCAGGATACTG GTGGCCAGTGAGTTTTTGGTACCAGACGTACTTGGTACAGCCAAGGAAATGAGGGTGGCCAACTTCAGACGAGTTCTTAAGACAACTGTGTATGGCAtggcccagccaagctctgag GCTGTTTCTATTGTGTTATCTTACCTCACGGATGAGCGACGGAGGCATTCCAGCATAGTATGGGTGAATCTGCAAGAGGAACTGATTCTGGAAGGTAATGGGCAGATGTTCACCTCTCGAGAACCAGGCTGTCTGGAGCAACCAATCCAAGTGTATGTGCAGAACCCACAACAACATGAG ACACTGGAGCTGGCACTAAAGGAGGATATTCTCAGGTGTGAGAAGTGGCTTGAGGTAGTTCTTGAACAAGAGAAGCAGATGAGAATGCTGAAAAGCTGTCATACTGTCCAGGAAGTCTTTGCCAAGCAAAAGAGCATTTACCCAGGCCTCACATATCAGCGTCTCCCTATTACTGACTGTTGTGCTCCAAAGGAGGAG TTTTTTGACCAGCTATTAGAGGCCATGAAGTGCAGTCTTGGAGAGGACCCCAGCTCAGCTTTTATCTTCAACTGCAGTGATGGGAAAGATCGAACTACAACTGCCATGGTCATCGCCACACTTACTCTCTGGCACTTCAAT GGCTTTCCTGACTGTGTGGATGACGAAATTGTAAGTGTGCCAGACGCAAAGTACACAAAAGGAGAGTTTGAG GTGGTGATGCAGGTGGTCAGACTGCTCCCTGATGGTCACCGTATGAAAAGAGAAGTGGACATGGCCCTAGACATCGTCAGCGAGACAATGACTCCCATGCATTACCACTTACGGGAGATCATTATATGCTCGTATAAACAG ATCAAAACAGCAAAATCAGATGCTGAATTGCAGCAGTTACGTCTGAGAAGCCTGCAGTACTTGGAGCGCTATATTTACTTCATCCTATTCAACAGTTACCTCCACCTGGAGAAGAAAGACTCCTGGAGACGACCGTTCAGCCTGTGGATGCACCAG GTGGCAGCACGAGCCGGCATCTACGATTTCCTCAACCAGCTGGGCTTCCCTGAGTTTGAGGCACCCAATAGTTGTCCACTGGCCAGACTACGCTACCGCTGGAGACAGTATAATGCTTACTCGCTGCCCATCCGTGGAGAGCTCATCTAA